Part of the Propionispora vibrioides genome is shown below.
CCGGAAGGTGTGGAAATGGTAATGCCTGGCGACAACATCCAGATGTCGATCGAGTTGATTACACCGATCGCGATGGAAGAAGGACTGCGCTTCGCGATTCGTGAAGGCGGCCGTACGGTTGGCGCCGGTGTCGTAACTGCTATCGACGCATAAGACATAACATGTATAGAAGATGTCCATAGTGGTAATATATAGAGCAGGGGGAAACCCCTGTTTTATATATGCCCTTATCAACCTGCCTTAGAGTCGGGTGCCGGAGCTAATTTTATGATACATCCGGACATGTGGGCTATTGACAGGCAAGGTTAAGTATGGTAGATTATATTAGTGACATTTTAGAAGTTGCCATATTTACAGGGTAAGAGAGGTGTACGAAATAATGCGTAATGCGGTAACATTGGCCTGTACGGAGTGCAAACAGCGTAACTATCAGACCAATAAGAACAAAAAAAATGATCCGGATAGATTAGAACTCAACAAATACTGCAAGTTCTGTAAAAAACAAACGGCGCATAAAGAAACCAAGTAATTTGGTGATCTGCTTTTTGTTTGTTGACAGGCGAAAACACGCTCGGCTGCTGGAGTCGCGGTATGTATCGGTTGCGATGTAGTACGTTTTGCCGCCTCCTGCCGTAGAGTTATCGTATGACCGGCACGTTAAGGCAGTAGAGATAGGGATGTGAAAACATGGCAGCCCAAGACACAGCGGTTCAGGGTAATGGGTCACGGGGAAGAAGATTCTTGCGTGAAGTGAAAGCGGAACTGAAAAAAGTATCGTGGCCAACGAAACAAGAATTGATTTCCTATACGGGAATCGTTTTTGTCTCTGTTCTTGTTATTGCGATTTTAATTTGGGGAATTGATTTGGTTTATGCCAAACTTCTGAAAATATTTATAAACAAGTAAGCTAAGGGGGTATGGGACGGTAAGTTACGTCCCGTAGGGCGATGGAATCCGAAAAGAATTGGTATGTGATCCATACATATTCCGGCTATGAGAACAAAGTGATGGCAAACTTGGAACGCAAAGTTCATTCCATGGGGATGGAAAACGAAATTTTCCGGGTGCTGGTGCCGATGGAAGATGAAGTGGAAATCAAAGATGGAAAAAAGAAAGTTGCTAAGAAAAAAGTGTTTCCGGGATATGTTCTGGTGGAAATGATTGTCAATGATCGATCCTGGTATGTTGTACGCAATACACCGGGGGTGACTGGTTTTGTCGGTTCCGGGACTAAGCCGATCCCGCTTACTGCAGGCGAAGTGAAACATATATTGAAGTCGATGGGGATAGAAGAAATACGACCCAAACTGGATATTGCTGTTTCTCAGCCAATACGGATTACTTCCGGGGCTTTTGAAAATTGGACAGCCACCGTACTGGAAATTAACCATGACCGTGCGAAGCTGAAAGTGCTGGTCAACATGTTTGGCCGCGAAACCCCGGTTGAATTAGATTTTTCTCAAGTAGAGAAAATATAAGGCTGTCGTTATAGGTGGCTTTATAGGTTTTGGTGGGAGGGTGATGAGCCCGTATACCACATTTTTGTATAAGGAGGTGTGATTGATGGCTAAAAAGGTTGTAAAGTTAGTTAAGCTGCAAGTTCCGGCTGGAAAAGCTACTCCGGCACCACCGGTGGGTCCTGCTCTCGGTCAAGCAGGTGTAAATATTATGGCTTTTGTCAAGGAGTTTAACGAAAGAACGGCTGCTCAAGCAGGACTTATTATTCCAATTGAGATTACCGTATTTGAAGATAGATCATTCACTTTTGTAACGAAAACTCCTCCTGCTGCTATATTATTGAAAAAAGCAGCAGGTATTGAAACGGCTTCGGGTGAGCCGAACAAAAAGAAAGTAGCAAAAGTTTCTCGCTCTAAAGTACGTGAAATCGCTGAAACCAAAATGCAGGATTTAAATGCTGCCAATGTGGAATCGGCTATGCGTATGATTGAAGGCACTGCCCGCAGCATGGGCATTGACATCGTTGAGTAATTGGGGATGTCGTGTGGGAGGATAATCCGCTACACCACAAGTAAAGGAGTATGTAACATGCCGAAATTTGGTAAGAAATATACAGAAGCTGCGAAACTCATAGAAGCCAATAAACTCTATGAAGTGAGCGAAGCTCTGGAGTTAGTCAAGAAAACGGCTAGCGCCAAGTTCGATGAAACTGTGGAAGTGGCTGTGAAGCTGGGCGTTGACCCGAAACATGCCGACCAACAGGTTCGTGGAGCTGTGGTGCTTCCTTTCGGAACTGGTAAAACCAAACGTGTGTTGGTGTTTGCCAAGGGCGAAAAGGCGAAAGAAGCCGAAGCTGCCGGTGCTGATCTTGTCGGCGCCGAAGATATGGTGGAAAAAATCCAGGGTGGCTGGACTGATTTCGACGTAGTGGTAGCTACGCCGGACATGATGGGTATGGTAGGGCGCCTTGGTAAAATCCTTGGCCCTAAAGGTTTAATGCCTAACCCGAAAGTGGGTACTGTAACTTTGGATGTGTCCCGGGCAGTTAATGAAATCAAAGCCGGTAAAATTGAATACCGTACGGATAAGGCTGGTAATATCCATGCCCCGATCGGTAAAGTTTCGTTTGACGTTGAAAAATTGTCGCAAAACTTCTCTACCCTGATAGATACATTGAATAAAGTAAAACCCGCTGCGGCAAAAGGTCAATATATGCGCAGCGTGACACTCTCCACAACCATGGGGCCTGGAGTGAAAGTAAATCCGGTTAAAGCCTCAGGCAGAAAAGAGTAATTCTCTAATACCCGGCTCTCAGGCTTTGAATTGAATAGTTGTTGATGGCTGTAGACAGCAGGTTTGTAAAGGACTCGTTCCGCCTGCCGAGGCCGGGGATTAGTAATTGGCTTGCCAAGAACGACCTCCGGTGAATACTGCCGGCAGGTCGTTTTCGTTTATCTGATCAGAACATGCTTTTCTGATCATGCGTAAGAACGACAGAATCTTTTGCCGATGTCCGAAAAGACATGGTGAAAGTGAAGTCTTTTCTTATATCAGTTAAGGAGGTGGATATATAGTGGCTGTAACTTCAGAAAAGAAAGCCCTGGTTGCTGAGTTGGCAGAAAAGCTGCAAAATACAAAAGGCGCTGTGTTAACAAACTACCGTGGCTTGAATGTTGCACAGGACACTAACTTGCGTCGCAAATTGCGCGAAGCCGGTGTAGAGTACCGTGTTGTAAAAAACACTATGACTCGCATTGCCGCTAATGAAGTTGGTATTCAAGGGATGGACGCATATTTGGAAGGTCCTACCGCGATTGCAATATCGTCGACCGACCCCGTTGCTCCGGCAAAAGTAATTTCTGATTTCATTAAAGAAAACAAATTGCAGGCCCTGGAAATCAAAGCTGGTTTGGTAGAAGGCAAAGTGATTGACGCCGCAGGCGTTAAAGCGCTGGCCAGCCTGCCATCCCGCGAAGTGCTTATTGCTCAGGTACTGGCAGGAATGCAATCGCCGATTGTTGGTCTTGTCAATGTACTGCATGGCAATATCCGCAATTTGGTGTATACGCTTGAAGCGGTACGCAAGCAAAAAGAATCGGCATAAGCTGCCACTGGGAAACAGCAATGTTTTCTGCAAAACAACAATAAAAACAACCATGCCGATGAGCGTGGAATTTATGGAGGTATTGTAACATGACTAAAGAAGAAATTATGCAAGCGATTGAGAGCATGACTGTTCTCGAATTATCCGAATTGGTAAAAGCTCTGGAAGAAAAATTTGGCGTATCCGCAGCTGCTCCTGTAGCTGTAGCTGCTGCTCCGGCTGCTGCTGGTGCTGCTGCCGCTGCTGAAGAACAAACTGAATTCGACGTAATTTTGACTAGCGCTGGCGCTAGCAAAATCAACGTAATCAAAGTAGTTCGCGAAGTAACCGGTCTGGGCCTGAAAGAAGCAAAAGAACTTGTTGACGGCGCACCGAAAGCTTTAAAAGAAAAAATCTCCAAAGCTGACGCAGAAGCTCTTAAAGCTAAACTGACCGAAGCCGGCGCTACTGTTGAAGTTAAGTAATAACTGAACCAATCATAGCAAAAAGAGTGCCAAGTTCTTTGGATACTCTTTTTGCTTTTTTGTTACATGGTTGAAATTTCTTGACAATATATTTATTCTATGATAACATTTTTAAATGCGATGCAAAGTTTTTTGGGAACTTTAGCAAGTACGATTAGCCAAACGAAGATGATTGGGCCTGCAGTCAGTGCTGGAAAAGA
Proteins encoded:
- the rpmG gene encoding 50S ribosomal protein L33, producing the protein MRNAVTLACTECKQRNYQTNKNKKNDPDRLELNKYCKFCKKQTAHKETK
- the secE gene encoding preprotein translocase subunit SecE, producing MAAQDTAVQGNGSRGRRFLREVKAELKKVSWPTKQELISYTGIVFVSVLVIAILIWGIDLVYAKLLKIFINK
- the nusG gene encoding transcription termination/antitermination protein NusG; this translates as MESEKNWYVIHTYSGYENKVMANLERKVHSMGMENEIFRVLVPMEDEVEIKDGKKKVAKKKVFPGYVLVEMIVNDRSWYVVRNTPGVTGFVGSGTKPIPLTAGEVKHILKSMGIEEIRPKLDIAVSQPIRITSGAFENWTATVLEINHDRAKLKVLVNMFGRETPVELDFSQVEKI
- the rplK gene encoding 50S ribosomal protein L11, translating into MAKKVVKLVKLQVPAGKATPAPPVGPALGQAGVNIMAFVKEFNERTAAQAGLIIPIEITVFEDRSFTFVTKTPPAAILLKKAAGIETASGEPNKKKVAKVSRSKVREIAETKMQDLNAANVESAMRMIEGTARSMGIDIVE
- the rplA gene encoding 50S ribosomal protein L1 — its product is MPKFGKKYTEAAKLIEANKLYEVSEALELVKKTASAKFDETVEVAVKLGVDPKHADQQVRGAVVLPFGTGKTKRVLVFAKGEKAKEAEAAGADLVGAEDMVEKIQGGWTDFDVVVATPDMMGMVGRLGKILGPKGLMPNPKVGTVTLDVSRAVNEIKAGKIEYRTDKAGNIHAPIGKVSFDVEKLSQNFSTLIDTLNKVKPAAAKGQYMRSVTLSTTMGPGVKVNPVKASGRKE
- the rplJ gene encoding 50S ribosomal protein L10, which gives rise to MAVTSEKKALVAELAEKLQNTKGAVLTNYRGLNVAQDTNLRRKLREAGVEYRVVKNTMTRIAANEVGIQGMDAYLEGPTAIAISSTDPVAPAKVISDFIKENKLQALEIKAGLVEGKVIDAAGVKALASLPSREVLIAQVLAGMQSPIVGLVNVLHGNIRNLVYTLEAVRKQKESA
- the rplL gene encoding 50S ribosomal protein L7/L12, with the protein product MTKEEIMQAIESMTVLELSELVKALEEKFGVSAAAPVAVAAAPAAAGAAAAAEEQTEFDVILTSAGASKINVIKVVREVTGLGLKEAKELVDGAPKALKEKISKADAEALKAKLTEAGATVEVK